The genomic DNA CCGGCCATATGGAACGCCGCTTGAACGAGGATGTCACAACGCGCCTGCCCATGGCCGAGGCCATCGCCGATCTGCCCCCCGGCGTCTACGCCCTGAAGGCCGCCATCCGTGGCTCCGATCCCTACGACAACCCGGCGGCCACTCAGTGGTTCGTGATCTCCGACATCGGCCTTGCCTCCATGTCTGGTGCGGACGGGCTGCACATCTTCACCCGTTCGCTCACCTCGGCAGACCCGCTCGCTGGCCTCACCGTCACCCTTCTGTCGCGCTCCAACCGCGAATTGGGAACGGCCACGACTGACGCACAGGGGTATGCCATGTTTGAGCCGGGCCTCACGCTGGGCCGCGGCGGCGCAGCGCCTGCGATGGTGCTGGTGAAGAACGGCGAGGACGACATGGGCTTCCTGTCGCTGACCGATCCTTCTTTTGACCTGTCCGACCGGGGCGTTGAAGGCCGCGAGCCGGCGGGGGCGGTCGATGCCTTCCTAACAACGGATCGAGGGGCTTACCGCGCGGGGGAAACCATCTATGCCACCGCGCTCCTGCGCGATGCCACGGCCACCGCCATCGACGGGTTGCCGCTGACGGCTATCCTCACCCGCCCCGATGGCGTGGAATACGCCCGCCACTTCTCTCCCGGGGGTGTGAATGGCGGCCATGTGTTCTCTATGCCGACCTCGGGCGTCGCCCCGCGCGGCGCATGGAAAATCGCCCTTCACAGCGACCCGAAAGCGCCGCCGATCGCGACGCAAACTGTCTTGGTTGAGGATTTCCTGCCGGAACGTATCGACTTCTCGCTGGAGCTGCCCATCGAAGGGCTGACCGAAGGCGAAGCCGTGGCGGATGTGGACGTGCGCTATCTCTTTGGCGCGCCCGGTGCCAACCTGCCCGTCGAGGGCGAGCTGCGCATTGCGCCACGTCGTCAGATTGCGGGTTTCCCAAATGTGTACTTCGGTACCGAGAACAATGGCACCGGCCCGCAAACCAGCTATCTGAACGGCACCACCACGGGCGAGGATGGCAAGGCGACGCTGGCATTGACCATGCCCGATGACATGGATGGCTTCGACGGCCCCATCGAAGCGCGCCTCACCGTTCGCGTGGCGGAAGGTTCTGGCCGTCCCGTGGAGCGCCGCGAGGCAATCGTCACGGGCCCCGGCAAACCGATGATCGGTATCAAGCCCGCCAGCGAAGGCGTGGTGCCTGAAGGCAGCGAGGCCGCTTTCTCTGTCATCGCGTTGGGGGCCGACCTTGAGCCAACCGAGATGCAGGTGAAATGGACGCTAAACCGCATCTCGCGCCGCTACCAGTGGTACTCCTCTTATGGAGCATGGAACTGGGAGCCGATCACCCGCCGCACACGTATCGCCGTGGGCGAGGGAAGGTTGGGCGAGGCACCGCTGGAGGTGTCTGGCTCGGTTGACTGGGGCACCTACGAACTGGTCGTCGAGCGGCTGGATGGCGAATTTATCTCTGCCTCCTATGAGTTTTATGCCGGCTGGTATGCGCCGGTGGATGTGTCCTCCACCCCGGATACGCTGGAGGTGTCGCTCGACGCCGAAAGCTACAAGCCCGGCGACACGGCCACACTACGGATCGTGCCGCGCTACTCAGGCAAGGCGCTGGTCACGGTTGTCTCCAACCGCTTGATCGACATGAAGACGGTTGAGGTGGATGCCGAGACCGATACACTGGTGCAACTCCCCGTCACTGACGACTGGGGCGCGGGTGCCTATGTAACCGCCACCGTGATCCGCCCGATGGATGTGGCCGACAAGCGCGGCCCCGCTCGGGCGCTGGGCTTGTCTCACGCCTCGGTCGATCCGGGTGACAAGGCGCTTTCCGTGGCCTTCGACGTGCCCGCCGAATCCCAACCCCGCAGCCCGCTTGAGGTGGCGCTGAAGGTTGAGGGCGTGGCCCCGGGCGACACCGCCCACGTCACCATCGCCGCCGTGGATCAGGGCATCCTCAACCTCACAGGTTTCACCCCGCCGGACCCGTCCGGCCATTACTTCGGTCAGCGCCGCCTCGGTATGGGGATGCGCGACATCTACGGGCGGCTTATCGACGGGATGAATGGCGCCATGGGCGAGATCCGCTCCGGCGGTGACGCGGCGGCCAACGCTCGCATGCAATCTCCGCCTCCGACCGAGGAACTGGTTGCCTATTTCTCCGGCCCGCTCGAAGTCGGCCCAGATGGCTACGCCCGCACCTCCTTCGATATGCCCTCCTTCAACGGCACCGTTAAGCTGATGGCCGTCGCATGGTCAAAGACCGGCGTTGGCGAAGCCTCTGCCGATGTGCTTGTGCGTGATCCGGTGGTGCTGCAAGCCTCCCTGCCGCGTTTCATGGCGCCGGGCGACGAGGGGCGGATGCTGCTCGAAATCACCCACGCTTCCGGCGAAACAGGCCAAATCGGCCTTTCCATCACCGGCAGTGGTGTGACCTTGCCCACCGGCGCGACCTCCACGATGGAACTCGCGGAGGGGCAGACCATCCGCCTTCCGCTCACCGTGGTGGCGGGCAACCCGGGGCTGGCGACGATCGACATCGCGCTCACCACGCCCTCAGGCAAGGTGCTCAGCAAGCCGCTGAACCTGCCAATCCAGGTGAACGACCCCGAAATCTCGCGGACATCGCGCTTCGAGCTTGCCTCGGGCCAGAGTTTCACCTTCTCGCGCGATGTCTTTACCGGGCTTCAAACCGGCACCGGCAAGGCCACTCTGGCCCTCGGGCCGCTTGGCCGGTTCGACGTGCCCGGCCTGCTGGCTTCGCTCGACCGTTACCCCTACGGCTGCACCGAGCAAACAACCTCGCGCGCCATGCCGCTGCTTTATTTCGACGAGGTGTCTCGCGCGATGGGCTTGGAAGAACGCGGCGACACCCGCCAGCGGGTGGAAGGGGCGATCACCCGTATCCTCGCGCGGCAGGCGGCCTCGGGAAGCTTCGGCCTGTGGTACGCGGGCGATGGCGACTTCTGGCTCGACGCCTACGTCACCGATTTCCTCAGTCGCGCACGGGCGCAGGGCTACGATGTGCCCGCAATCGCCTTCCGCAATGCGCTCGACAACCTGCGCAACAAGGTCAACTACGCACCAGACTTCGACGAGGGCGGCGAGAGCATTGCCTATGCGCTGATGGTGCTGGCCCGCGAGGGCGCGGCCTCGATGGGGGATCTGCGCTACTATGCCGATGTGAAGGCCGAAGCCTTCACCACGCCACTCGGGGCGGCCCAATTGGCCACTGCGCTTTCGCTCTATGGAGACCCGACGCGCGCGGATTCAATGTTCACCCGTGCCGCTGCGCAGATGGTGGCCGATACCGGCACAGAACCTGCAAGCTATTGGCGTGACGACTACGGCACCAAGCTGCGCGATGCGGCTGCGGTGCTGGCGCTTGCGGCAGAAGCGGGCACGCAGGTCATCAACCGCGAAGCGCTTTCAGTTCGGGTGACGGGCCAAACCGGCTATCGCTCAACGCAAGAGAAGGTTTGGACGTTGATGGCCGCGAAGGCGCTAATTTCCGCTGCACCGCGCGATGGTTTCACCCGTAACGGACAGCCGGTGAACGGCCCACTGGTGGAGGTGCTGGCCGACGAAACGGCAAGCCAGCCGGTGGACATCCGCAACGACAGCGGGCAGACCACCACGCTCACCCTCACCACCTTTGGCGTGCCGACAGAGCCTGAGCCCGCAGGCGGCAACGGTTACGCAATCGAGCGCGAGTATTACACCATGGACGGCATGGGGGTGGACCTCGGCGCCGTGCCCTCGGGCGAGCGCATGGTGGTGGTGCTCACCGTCACACCCTTCGGGCGGCGCGACGCGCGCCTGATGGTGGATGATGCCCTGCCTGCCGGTTTTGAGATCGACAACCCCTCTCTGATCCGCTCCGGTGATATCCGCGAGCTGAGCTGGCTCAAGACGGTTTCGGCGCGGCACTCCGAGTTTCGGCAGGAGCGATTCCTCTCGGCGGTGGACTGGCGCAGCGACAAGCCCTTCAAGCTGGCCTATATCGTCCGCGCGATCTCGCCGGGCCACTATCACCACCCGGCGGCATCGGTTGAGGATATGTACCGCCCCGCCTTCCGTGCCCGCACTGATGCTGGCCGGGTGACGGTGGTGGAGTGATGCACTGGCAGGCGGGGTATCCGTGAAACATGGCAAACCCCATGCCACCGCCTATTGGCGCCGCCTCGACCGGCTGGGCGATGACAGCTGTAGGCTGATCGAGGAGCCCGGCGGGTGGATGCTTTGCGGCCACGCTCGTTATGACCAAGGCGGTCAGCGCACCGCGTTGGATTACGTCGTGCGCTGTAACGCTGCGTGGGAAACCCGCTCAGCGGATGTAACAGGCGTGATCGGCGGGCAAGAGGTGGCTTGGCGCGTGGTGCGCGGTCCGTTGGGCTGGCACCTTGGCGATGGCCCGGCGACGCTTGATGATTGTACGGACATTGACCTTGCCTTTACCCCGGCCACCAATCTTCTGCCGCTCCGCAGGCTGGCATTTGAAGGCACGGAAGAGGTGGCGGCTGCCTGGTTTCGGGAGGGCGAGGAGGCCACGCTGGAACGCCTTGCCCAGCGCTACACGCAAAAGGGCGCGGGGCGGTTCACCTATGCCTCCCCGGGGTTTGAAGCCGAGCTTCAGGTGCATCCGACGGGCTTTGTGACCCACTACCCCGGCCTCTGGGAGGGATCCGTCGATGTTGCGTGAGCGGCTCATCGCCCGCATTGCGGTTATCACCGCCATCGCCCTCTTCGCCTTCGCACTGGGGCGCGACAAACTCGACGATTGGGTCTCTGCAACGGTGTTGCCGCCCTTAGTGGCCGAAACCTCGCCCGAGGTGTTGGCCCGCGATGGCAGCCTGCTGCGGGCCTATACCGTTTCGGATGGTCGCTGGCGGCTTCACACTACGTTGGCCGAAGTCGATGCGCGCTATGTAGACATGCTGTTGGCCTATGAAGACAAGCGTTTCCGCAGTCACCCCGGAGTGGATTGGCGCGCGACGCTCCGCGCTGTAGGGCAGGCGGTTTGGAATGGGCGTGTCATCTCCGGCGGCTCTACGTTGTCGATGCAAGTGGCTCGCATTCTCGAAGATGGCCCAACCGGGCAATGGGAGGGCAAGGTTCGGCAGGTGCGCGTGGCACTGGCCATGGAGCGGCGATTGGGGAAGGAGGCGATTCTTGAACTCTACCTCAACCGAGCGCCCTTCGGAGGCAACCTCGAAGGTGTGCGCGCAGCTTCGCTTGCCTATTTCGGCAAAGAGCCTCGCCGCCTGACCCCGGCGGAGGCCGCGCTTCTGGTGGCCTTGCCGCAATCACCCGAACGCCGCCGCCCCGACCGGCAGAATGATGCGGCAACCGCCGCGAGGGGCCGGGTGCTTGACAGGATGGTAGGCAAGGCCCTGATCACCGAGGCAGAAGCCCGAGCGGCCCGGCGCGACCCTGTGCCTGCGCGCCGCCGCGACTTTCCCGCGCTTGCGCCCCACCTTTCTGATTACTTGCTGTCTGAAAACCCGATCGGCACGCGCCACGCGACGACGATCGACAAGCGGCTGCAATCGGCGCTTGAGCCACTGGCCAGACAGGCCGCCCGCGAAATTGACAAGAGCGTCTCTGTCGCAATCGTTGTCGCCGACCACCAGACCGGTGAAATCCTCGCCACCGTTGGCTCCGCAGGCTACCTTGACGACACGCGCGCAGGCTGGATCGACATGACCCGTGCCCTGCGCTCGCCCGGCTCCACGCTGAAGCCTCTGGTGTACGGCCTCGCCTTCGACCAAGGGCTGGCCCACCCCGAAACGCTCATCGAAGACCGACCAATGGCCTTCGGCAGCTACGCGCCGCAAAACTTCGACAATCGCTACAGGGGCACCATCCGCCTGTCGGAAGCGCTGCGCCAATCGCTCAACATCCCCGTGGTGCAACTCACCGAAGCGCTGACACCCGAGCGCTTGCTCGTTCATATGCGCCGTGCCGGGATGGAGCCCAAGCTTCCGCGCGGCCGCCCCGGCCTAGCGGTGGCGCTAGGCGGGGTGGGCGTAACGCTCACCGACCTTACCCAGCTCTATGCCGGCATCGCCCGCGGCGGGGAGAGCATTGAGCTTTCGGCAATGCGGAGCCCTGCGCGGCCCGTGACCCGACAGGTGCTCTCGCCTGAGGCCGCTTGGCAGGTGACACATATCCTCGCAGGGCTCGCCCCACCGCCACGCGCCTCGCACGGGCCAATGGCCTGGAAGACCGGCACGAGCTACGGCCACCGAGATGCTTGGGCGGTGGGCTATGACGCGCGCCATGTGGTTGGAGTTTGGATCGGTCGCCCCGATGGCACCTCCGTTCCCGGCGCATTCGGCGCAGACATAGCCGGGCCATTGCTGTTTTCCGCCTTCGATCGGCTGAAGGACAGGCGTGAGGCCTTCGCGCCGCCGCCCCCGTCGGTGTTGATGGTGACCAACCCCGAATTGCCCCAGCCGCTCCGCCACTTTGCCTCGCGCTCTGCGGCCCTTTCCTCCACACAGCCCGACGCGCCCAAGCTTGCCTATCCGCCCGATGGTGCCGAGCTGGAAACTGGCGGTGCCTTGGTGGTGAAGCTCCGCGACGGAAACCCGCCGTTCACCCTTCTGGCAAACGGTGCCCCCCTCGCCACCGGCTTGCGCAGCCGAGAGGCGCAGTTTGATTGGGAAGCCCACGGTTACCTCCAGTTGACGGTTATCGACGCAACCGGGCGCACGGCACGCGCTTCAATCCGCGTGCTTGATTGAAGCGGTGCGCCCAAGATGCTGTGGAAGGTTGGGGCAGAAAAACGTCGAAGTGGCGTTAGCCTGACGGTGCCTTTACCCGCGCTTCCGCCGCATAGCAGATTTCAGTTCGGCCAGCCGTAGCGCTCCGGTGACATGAGCGATGGCGAAGTAGCTCACGATGCCGCTGGCGACCAGCGCGAGAAGGGCCCAATAGCGCACGCCGGCGGTATAAAGCGCCTCGCCCAAGGCCCATTCGGCAGAGAGCAGCACAGCGCCCATCAGCGCCGCCGAAATGGCAATGCGGGGCAGGCGAGCCAGCAGGCGCGCGTCCAGTTGCGCCGCGCTGCCCATCTTGCGGGAGCCCTGCCAGAGCAGCAGCACCATGACCCATCCCGCCACGGTGGTGCCGAGAGCTGCGCCGACGAAACCGAAGGCCAGTGCAAGGCCAACGGCGGCCACGGCGTTCACGACCATGGCAACGAGCGCATAGTTCATCGGGCGGCGCGTGTCGTGGCGGGCGTAGTAGAGCGGTTGCAGCACCTTTTGCAGCACGAAGGCCGGCAGGCCCAGCCCATAGGCCGCTGTGGCCAGCGCGGTAGCGGAGGCTGCGTCTGCATCGAACGCTCCACGTTGGTACAGCACCGAGCAGATAGGGCCGGCCACCAGCACCAGCGCGACGGCGGCGGGCACGGTGAGAACAAGCGCAAACTCGGTGGCCCGGTTGAAACCATCCTGCCCGGCCTGTTCATCGCCAGCCGCGAGGCGACGAGAGAGTTCCGGCAGAAGCACAACGCCAATGGCTATGGCCACCACACCCAGCGGCAGTTGATAGAGCCGGTCCGCGAGGTTGAGATACTGGATTGCCCCGTCATAGAAGCTCGCCACCTGTCGGCTGACCAGCAGGTTCACCTGCAGCACGCCGCCCGCTAACGCCGCAGGGGCGGCAATGACCGCGAGCCGCTTCAGTTCTGGCGTCATCCGCGGCATCCGAGGCACCAGCCGAAAGCCTGCGCGTGAGGCCGCAACCCAAACCAACGCCATCTGCACCACCCCCGCCACGGGCACCGCCCATGAAAGCGCGAGGCCAAAGTCCCAGCCCTGTGCCGTGGCCAGCAGCATCGTGCCAACAAGGATCAAGTTCAGCAGCACTGGAGCGGCTGCGGCAGCGGCAAAGCGACCTGTGGCATTGAGCACACCGGAAAGCAGTGCAGCTAGGGAGATGAACAGGATGTAAGGAAAACAGATCCGCCCGAAGGTGGTGGCAAGGTCAAAGCGCCCGTCCTCTGCAAAGCCGCTTGCCATCGCCAGCACCAGCCAAGGCATGACAAGTTGAGCGAGCAGGGTGAAGAGAATGAGAACGCCCGCAAGCCCGGCGAACGCATCGCGGGCAAAGCCGAGCGCGTCATCGTCGTTCTCCAGCTTCTTGGAGAACAGCGGAATGAAGGCGAGGTTAAAGGCCCCTTCGGCGAAGAAGCGACGGAACATGTTGGGCAGGGTGAAGGCGACCACGAAAGCCTCCGCCACCGGCCCGTCGCCCAGCCGCGCCGCGATCAGGATGTCACGGGCAAACCCCATGACGCGGCTCATCAGCGTCCAGAGGCCGACGGTCAGAAAGCCTTTTATCAGGCGGATGGGTTGCATGGCGCTGCTCGCTTGTTTTGTGGCGACCATACAGGCAGGCGAGAATGGAGGAAATGCAGTTGTGGGGGCGCGCGCACGGCGTCTTGTTTAGGCGGCGGTCTTTCGTATCCTGCCGGTGGGGAGGCTTGAACCGGCCGACTTTCTTCAGGTGCGCGCCTACCCGTTCGCCCTGTCCGTTCCCGCCTGCACCGCTTCCGTCAGCTTGGCTTCAATCGACTTCTGCTTGCTCTCGGAGTGGATTTTCAGCCCGAACATGTCTTTCACATAAAAGCTGTCCACCGCCTGTGCGCCATAGGTGGCGATCACCGCTGATGCGATCTGCAGGTTGCGCTCTGACAGCGTGCGAGCAAGGTCATAAAGCAGGCCGGGCCTGTCACGCGTGTCGACCTCGATGATGGTGTAAATCTCCGAGCCCTCGTTGTCGAAGCTGACCGTGGTGGGAAAGCGGAAGCTCCGTTCGCGCTTCTTGAACTTATCCTTCTTGGTCAGCTCCGCGCGGGCCAGCACCTCGCCCTTCAGCGTGCGAGAAATCATTGCGCGGAGACGGTCGAGTTTGTTCATCGAGTAGGGGTTGCCATCAGCGTCCTGTATCCAGAACACGCAGGTCGCATAGCCGTCCTTGGTGGTATAGGTCCGCGCATCCACCACGTTGGCCCCCACCAGGGCCAGCGCCCCGGCAACGCGGGCGAAGATGCCCGGGTGATCGGAGAGGGCGAAGGCGGCGCGCGTTGCATCGCGGTCGTCGTCCGGCGTCAGGTCGATCCGAATTTCATCCGTGCCGATGCCCTGAAGCAACTCGGCCATGATAACCTGTGTGGCCGTCGAAAGGCCCTGCAGGTAAGGGTCGTAGTGGCGGGCAAGCTCCGTGCGAACGGCGGCTTTGTCCCACCCTGCGAGCGCTTCGCGCAGTTGGCGGCGCGCCTCGGCGGACTGCTTGTCGCGGTTGAGGTCTTCCAGCCCGTTCTCAAGCCCGTCAGCGGTTTGCCGGTAGAGGTTACGCAGCAGCTGTGCCTTCCAGTTGTTCCAAGTGCTCGGACCGACGCCGCGAATGTCGCAGACAGTGAGCACGGTCAAAAGGTCGAGCCGTTTCTTGGTTTTGACGGCACGGGCAAAGCTGCGGATGGTGCGCGGGTCCGAGAGGTCGCGTTTTTGCGCCATGTCCGACATCAGCAGGTGATAGCGCACCAGCCACTCCACATCCTCCGCCTCACGCGGCTTGAGGTGAAAGCGCGGCAGCACGGCGCGGGCGATCTTGGCGCCCAGCACGGAATGGTCTTCTTTGCGGCCCTTGCCAATATCGTGAAGCAACAACGCAAGGTAGAGAACCTTGCGGTTCACGCCTTTCTTGAGGATGCGGGAGGCCACTGGAAGGTCTTCCAGAAGTTCCTCGCGCTCAATCTGGGCAAGCTGGGAGATGCATTGAATGGTGTGCTCGTCCACCGTGTAGCTGTGGTAGATGTTAAACTGCATCATCGCCACAATAGGGGCGAACTCGGGGATGAAGGCCGAGAGCACGCCGAGCTCGTTCATGCGGCGCAACGCGCGCTCGGGGTTGCCGTGCTTCACCAGCAGATCAAGGAAAATGCGGGCTGCTTCCTTGTCGTTGCGCATATCGTCGTCGATCAGGTCGAGATTTGCGGTCACAAGGCGCATGGCGTCGGGGTGAATGAGCAGGCCGGTGCGCAGCGCTTCTTCGAAGATGCGCAGCAGGTTTAGCTTGTTGGCGAGAAACGTCTCTTCATCTTTCACATCCAGCCGGTTTTGCCGAACTTCGTAGCCGGCTTTCACCTTGCGGCGGCGCAGCATTCCCACCAGATTTGGCAGCCGCTTGGCGTGATCGGCCTCCAGCGCGGTAAGGAAAATGCGGGTTAGCTCGCCCACCATCGTGGCGTGGCGAAAGTAATCCTGCATGAAGAGCTCCACGCCCCGACGCCCCGGGCTGTCGGTGTAGCCCATCCGTTCGGCCACTTCGATTTGCATATCAAAGGTCAATTGGTCGGCCGGTCGGCCCGCGATCAGGTGAAGGTGGGCGCGGACAGCCCAGAGAAAATTTTCGGCCTGTTCGAAGGCCCAGTACTCCTCGGCGGTGAACACTCCAAGCGGCACCAGTTCTTCGATCTTGTCGACGTGGTGAATGTACTTGGCAATCCAGAACAGGCTCTGCAGGTCACGGAGGCCGCCTTTGCCCTCCTTGACGTTGGGCTCCAGCATGTAGCGCTGGCCCCCCTGCTTCTTGTGGCGCTCACTGCGCTCTTCCAGCTTGGCTTCGATAAATTCCTTGCCGGTGCCCGCAAAGAGGTTTTGCTGCAGCTTGTCGTGCAGCTCTTCCTCAAGTCCCTTGTCTCCGGCGAGAAAGCGCAGTTCGATCAGCGCGGTGCGGATGGTGTAATCTTGTTTTCCGAGGCGCAGGCAATCCTTCACCGTTCGGCTGGCGTGGCCCACCTTGAGGTGCAAATCCCACAGAATGTAGAGCGTGGTTTCAATCACGCTCTCCGCCCAGGGGGTGATCTTGTAGGGCGTGAGGAACAGCAGGTCGACGTCCGACTGCGGGCTCATCTCGGCGCGCCCGTAGCCGCCAACGGCGCAGAGCGCGAGCTGTTCGGCGGTGGTGGGGTTGTGCAACGGGTGCAAGAAGCGCCGGGCGGCCCAAAAGGCCGTCACCACGAGGCCATCGGTCAGATAGGCATAGGCATGCACCATCTCGCGGGCGCGCAGCGGGTGTTCCTCAAAGGCGGCACCAATGATGGACCGGCCCGCTTTTGCCGCCGCGTTAAGCCGGGACGTGATCAGGCCGCGCAGCGCCATGGCATCGCTGCCCGCTTCGGCGCAGTCGGCCTCAAGGGCTTGCGCGAGCGCAATAGGGTCCACGATCTCCTCCGGCGCACATAGCATCGCGCCGGAGGGGGTAATCGGACCTGGCAGGGTGGTGTCGGTGGGGAGCTGGTCAGAAACCGGCGCCACCAAAGCTTCTGGGGGCTGGGTCAATGACAACGACCTGATTATTGCGGATTTGTGCGATGGCGAGGCCACGCTGGTTGGTGCCGTCACCGCGCAGACGGAAGATCCCACCGGTGCCGACGAAGCCGGACCCTTGGGTCAGGGCGCTGCGGGTAAGCGCGTCGGAGCCACGGCGCTCGACAAGGGCGCCGATGGCGGCGATCCCGTCGAAGGCGAGGCCCGCAATCGGGTGCGGGCTGCCACCGTAGCGGGCACCGTAGCGGCGCTGGAAGCTGCTGTAGAGATTGTTGTCGGGCAGCGCGAACCATGCGCCTTGGAGGCCCGGCTGGGTGAGCGCCTCAGCGGGGATGTCGAGGCGTCCAAGCCCGATGTATTGCGTGGCGGATGGCGAGAGGCCCGCTTCGGGCAGCAGCTGCGCGAGGAAAGGCATGGCCCCGTCGTTGGTTGACGTAAAGAACACCGACTGTGCGCCCGAGGCCTTCGCC from Oceanicola sp. D3 includes the following:
- a CDS encoding alpha-2-macroglobulin family protein, whose amino-acid sequence is MRRILAPFLCLLAIATTALPAAAQQGPTSPAPIPERRLVPEKDVDFYGADLRALFDTTYDACRTACMADAACTAFTFNARSNSCFPKRAVERREPYEGAQSATVITEPDGRVALARTRADELDFLRSGDIPSARSFAAGMASLHSPAGWTIDRLETGALEAARSGNLREAMVWMGPAIVLADRDDQWIDYAGYALDAKAENNTSSRKRQYERRALDAAINGYLRADTPVDQSAALTILASALERARRGRDMIPTLRLAQSVLPSPGTQAALDNALGKYGFRVTEHQVDPNPEVPRVCATFSERLAESGTDYAPYVQLHGTSFTAEPSGNQLCIEGLTHGERYRVVLRAGLPSASGERMAKDVELSFYVRDRDPQVRFPGRAYVLPKTADAGIPIVTVNAEEVDLTLNRVSDRNLLRVIQESYFGRPLNEWEEDYFDGNIAETVWTGTGHMERRLNEDVTTRLPMAEAIADLPPGVYALKAAIRGSDPYDNPAATQWFVISDIGLASMSGADGLHIFTRSLTSADPLAGLTVTLLSRSNRELGTATTDAQGYAMFEPGLTLGRGGAAPAMVLVKNGEDDMGFLSLTDPSFDLSDRGVEGREPAGAVDAFLTTDRGAYRAGETIYATALLRDATATAIDGLPLTAILTRPDGVEYARHFSPGGVNGGHVFSMPTSGVAPRGAWKIALHSDPKAPPIATQTVLVEDFLPERIDFSLELPIEGLTEGEAVADVDVRYLFGAPGANLPVEGELRIAPRRQIAGFPNVYFGTENNGTGPQTSYLNGTTTGEDGKATLALTMPDDMDGFDGPIEARLTVRVAEGSGRPVERREAIVTGPGKPMIGIKPASEGVVPEGSEAAFSVIALGADLEPTEMQVKWTLNRISRRYQWYSSYGAWNWEPITRRTRIAVGEGRLGEAPLEVSGSVDWGTYELVVERLDGEFISASYEFYAGWYAPVDVSSTPDTLEVSLDAESYKPGDTATLRIVPRYSGKALVTVVSNRLIDMKTVEVDAETDTLVQLPVTDDWGAGAYVTATVIRPMDVADKRGPARALGLSHASVDPGDKALSVAFDVPAESQPRSPLEVALKVEGVAPGDTAHVTIAAVDQGILNLTGFTPPDPSGHYFGQRRLGMGMRDIYGRLIDGMNGAMGEIRSGGDAAANARMQSPPPTEELVAYFSGPLEVGPDGYARTSFDMPSFNGTVKLMAVAWSKTGVGEASADVLVRDPVVLQASLPRFMAPGDEGRMLLEITHASGETGQIGLSITGSGVTLPTGATSTMELAEGQTIRLPLTVVAGNPGLATIDIALTTPSGKVLSKPLNLPIQVNDPEISRTSRFELASGQSFTFSRDVFTGLQTGTGKATLALGPLGRFDVPGLLASLDRYPYGCTEQTTSRAMPLLYFDEVSRAMGLEERGDTRQRVEGAITRILARQAASGSFGLWYAGDGDFWLDAYVTDFLSRARAQGYDVPAIAFRNALDNLRNKVNYAPDFDEGGESIAYALMVLAREGAASMGDLRYYADVKAEAFTTPLGAAQLATALSLYGDPTRADSMFTRAAAQMVADTGTEPASYWRDDYGTKLRDAAAVLALAAEAGTQVINREALSVRVTGQTGYRSTQEKVWTLMAAKALISAAPRDGFTRNGQPVNGPLVEVLADETASQPVDIRNDSGQTTTLTLTTFGVPTEPEPAGGNGYAIEREYYTMDGMGVDLGAVPSGERMVVVLTVTPFGRRDARLMVDDALPAGFEIDNPSLIRSGDIRELSWLKTVSARHSEFRQERFLSAVDWRSDKPFKLAYIVRAISPGHYHHPAASVEDMYRPAFRARTDAGRVTVVE
- a CDS encoding putative glycolipid-binding domain-containing protein: MKHGKPHATAYWRRLDRLGDDSCRLIEEPGGWMLCGHARYDQGGQRTALDYVVRCNAAWETRSADVTGVIGGQEVAWRVVRGPLGWHLGDGPATLDDCTDIDLAFTPATNLLPLRRLAFEGTEEVAAAWFREGEEATLERLAQRYTQKGAGRFTYASPGFEAELQVHPTGFVTHYPGLWEGSVDVA
- the pbpC gene encoding penicillin-binding protein 1C; this encodes MLRERLIARIAVITAIALFAFALGRDKLDDWVSATVLPPLVAETSPEVLARDGSLLRAYTVSDGRWRLHTTLAEVDARYVDMLLAYEDKRFRSHPGVDWRATLRAVGQAVWNGRVISGGSTLSMQVARILEDGPTGQWEGKVRQVRVALAMERRLGKEAILELYLNRAPFGGNLEGVRAASLAYFGKEPRRLTPAEAALLVALPQSPERRRPDRQNDAATAARGRVLDRMVGKALITEAEARAARRDPVPARRRDFPALAPHLSDYLLSENPIGTRHATTIDKRLQSALEPLARQAAREIDKSVSVAIVVADHQTGEILATVGSAGYLDDTRAGWIDMTRALRSPGSTLKPLVYGLAFDQGLAHPETLIEDRPMAFGSYAPQNFDNRYRGTIRLSEALRQSLNIPVVQLTEALTPERLLVHMRRAGMEPKLPRGRPGLAVALGGVGVTLTDLTQLYAGIARGGESIELSAMRSPARPVTRQVLSPEAAWQVTHILAGLAPPPRASHGPMAWKTGTSYGHRDAWAVGYDARHVVGVWIGRPDGTSVPGAFGADIAGPLLFSAFDRLKDRREAFAPPPPSVLMVTNPELPQPLRHFASRSAALSSTQPDAPKLAYPPDGAELETGGALVVKLRDGNPPFTLLANGAPLATGLRSREAQFDWEAHGYLQLTVIDATGRTARASIRVLD
- the murJ gene encoding murein biosynthesis integral membrane protein MurJ, encoding MQPIRLIKGFLTVGLWTLMSRVMGFARDILIAARLGDGPVAEAFVVAFTLPNMFRRFFAEGAFNLAFIPLFSKKLENDDDALGFARDAFAGLAGVLILFTLLAQLVMPWLVLAMASGFAEDGRFDLATTFGRICFPYILFISLAALLSGVLNATGRFAAAAAAPVLLNLILVGTMLLATAQGWDFGLALSWAVPVAGVVQMALVWVAASRAGFRLVPRMPRMTPELKRLAVIAAPAALAGGVLQVNLLVSRQVASFYDGAIQYLNLADRLYQLPLGVVAIAIGVVLLPELSRRLAAGDEQAGQDGFNRATEFALVLTVPAAVALVLVAGPICSVLYQRGAFDADAASATALATAAYGLGLPAFVLQKVLQPLYYARHDTRRPMNYALVAMVVNAVAAVGLALAFGFVGAALGTTVAGWVMVLLLWQGSRKMGSAAQLDARLLARLPRIAISAALMGAVLLSAEWALGEALYTAGVRYWALLALVASGIVSYFAIAHVTGALRLAELKSAMRRKRG